Proteins from a single region of Crassaminicella profunda:
- a CDS encoding prenyltransferase/squalene oxidase repeat-containing protein: MKKNQSKLIVLFLSIIMVFSIVCSSAYATESKISREDVKKAAEKTIKYYHDTYKDKQYAGILDWPALGLFGFGEDVSGPKWTVNGKNGAYWREQQVKEAKLEPGYYDNALRSGVNTDYQRTIIAVCAAGKDPRNFGGKNLVEIEKSTMLPSGHFADSVMDNDTGKPVGEDLVNAHIFGIIALHCAGEPIPNRDMCLYWLEDQQNLDGGFTFDVKYFDDPEDYDLVESDVDMTAAGIMALAILGEDESNPCVKKALDFLHSKQLDNGGFESWGTVNPESCAWAIQAIKLIGQDPMGSEWTTKSGENPVSAMLKFQIKDGSFVHVLNEEDNLPIYSNGMSTEQALYGMADAYNKKATYDLLFEKYRPTAEKHLFKDFKPGQFGFKKTADLIYNYIIAIDENGNFQPNEPIKKEEVSKWMKKAFDLKEVISIDKDTVTGEEFMGLLVKALGEEKEGKPSEILEIAKEKGWMYPEFDPQKIVNKAQCAWTLRQIRNISHQ; encoded by the coding sequence ATGAAAAAAAATCAAAGTAAGTTGATCGTATTATTTTTAAGCATCATCATGGTTTTTAGCATAGTTTGCAGTAGTGCTTATGCTACAGAATCAAAGATTTCAAGAGAGGATGTAAAAAAAGCAGCAGAAAAGACGATTAAGTATTATCATGATACGTATAAGGATAAGCAATATGCAGGAATATTGGATTGGCCAGCACTTGGGTTATTTGGATTTGGAGAAGATGTAAGTGGACCTAAGTGGACTGTGAATGGGAAAAATGGAGCCTACTGGAGAGAACAACAAGTAAAAGAAGCAAAGCTAGAGCCAGGATATTATGATAATGCGTTAAGATCAGGAGTAAATACAGATTATCAAAGAACTATTATAGCTGTATGTGCAGCAGGAAAAGATCCAAGAAACTTTGGAGGAAAGAATTTAGTAGAAATTGAAAAAAGTACAATGCTTCCAAGTGGACATTTTGCAGATAGCGTGATGGATAATGATACAGGAAAGCCTGTAGGAGAAGACTTAGTCAATGCCCATATTTTTGGTATCATTGCTCTTCATTGTGCAGGAGAGCCTATTCCTAATAGAGACATGTGTCTATATTGGCTTGAAGATCAACAAAATTTAGATGGTGGATTTACCTTTGATGTAAAATATTTTGATGATCCTGAAGATTATGATTTAGTTGAATCAGATGTAGATATGACAGCAGCAGGAATTATGGCTTTAGCTATATTGGGAGAAGATGAAAGTAATCCATGTGTAAAAAAAGCATTAGATTTTCTTCATAGCAAGCAATTAGATAATGGTGGTTTTGAATCTTGGGGAACTGTAAATCCAGAAAGTTGTGCATGGGCAATTCAAGCTATTAAGCTTATAGGACAAGATCCTATGGGTTCTGAGTGGACTACAAAGTCAGGAGAAAATCCTGTTAGTGCTATGCTTAAATTTCAAATTAAGGATGGGAGCTTTGTACATGTATTAAATGAAGAAGATAATTTACCAATCTATAGCAATGGCATGTCAACAGAACAAGCCCTTTATGGCATGGCAGATGCATATAATAAAAAGGCTACTTATGATCTACTTTTTGAAAAATATAGACCAACAGCTGAAAAACATTTATTCAAGGATTTCAAACCAGGACAATTTGGTTTTAAGAAAACAGCAGATTTAATTTATAATTATATAATTGCTATAGATGAAAATGGAAATTTTCAACCAAATGAGCCTATAAAAAAAGAGGAAGTATCTAAATGGATGAAAAAAGCTTTTGATTTAAAAGAGGTTATTTCTATAGATAAGGATACAGTTACAGGAGAAGAATTCATGGGGCTTTTGGTGAAAGCTTTAGGCGAAGAAAAGGAAGGGAAGCCATCAGAAATATTAGAAATAGCGAAGGAAAAAGGATGGATGTATCCAGAATTTGACCCTCAAAAAATAGTAAATAAAGCACAATGCGCCTGGACTTTAAGACAAATCAGAAATATAAGTCATCAATAA